Below is a window of Tolypothrix bouteillei VB521301 DNA.
TAATCTGGAAAAATTAACCGAACAGAAGGTCAATATTCTTCTTGTGGATAACAGCGTAGCTAATTTACTTCTTTTAGAAGAAAAACTGAATCAATTGGAACAAAACTTTATTGGAGAGACTCAACACTCAAACTCAGAGTTCTGCAAGTAATAATAATACATCAAGCGCGGAGAGCAGAGCGGGTAACTCTGCATCAAGTAATAAGATAGAAAATCCTNNNNNNNNNNNNNNNNNNNNTTACATTTTTTGTAAATTTATTTAAAAAAAATTTACAACTTAACTATGTAAATAAAGAATTGCAAACTAAACTAAAAGAGAGCTTACTCCGAGAGCAGAGACTACAAAAACAAGTAGAAATTATCGATTTAGTGCAAGAAGCAATCATCATTCGAGATGGAGATGGTATGATTACTTTTTGGAATTGTGGCGCTGAAAAAATATATGGATTTTCTCAACAAGAAGCTGTAGGAAAAGAGTTTTCTTCGCTACTTAAAGTACGCTTTCCTAAACCATTACCGGAATTGCATAACTGCTTATTTGAATGCGGGAAATGGGAAGGAGAACTTATTCACAGTCAAAAGAATGGAACCGAAATTCTTGTTGCCAGCTATTGGGTATTACAACAAAACAATCGGGGAGAAACAGAAATTGTAGAAATCAATAGAAATATCACAAAGTACAAGCAAACTGAAGAAGCCCTACTGACGGCAGGTATCCGTTTGGCAGGTATTTTGGATAATGCTTCAGATGCAATTCTTTCAGTAGAATCTTCGCACAAGATTGTACTTTTTAGTAAAGAAGCCGAAAAAGTTTTTGGCTACACAACTTCAGAAATTTTGGGACAAACACTTGATTTGCTAATTCCAAAACATTTACCAAATGGAGATTCCCAGTACCTCTTTACCTCTTACAACTCCAACACAGCCAATAGGAATTTAGGAGAACGTCGGGAGATGACAGGTTGTCGGAAAAATGGAGCATTCTTCCCCATTGAAGTATCGATTTCTCCATTAGAATTAGTTAGCAGTAACGCATTTACCGTGATTTTACGGGATTTAACAGAGCTGAAAGCAACTGAAGCTGCTTTGCGGAGAACTGAAGCGCAGTTTCAAGCTTTTATGAATCACATTCCCCCTTTATCTTGGATTACCGATGGTGAAGGTCAGTTAGTTTATTGCAACAAAAGTTTTGAACGTTGGTATCAGCGCTCAACGTGGGAAATTATTGGTAAAACAATTTTTGATTTTAATCCGCCTCATCTTGCCCAACAACACCTCGAACATATCCAACATGTTTTACAAACAGGACAAGTTCTGGAAGTGAATGAGTCTGCTATGTCTTCAGATGGGACGCTGAGTGAGTTTTTGGTTTATAAGTTTCCCATGTTTGATATAGACGAACAACTTTTGGTAGGAGGTGTAGCAGTTGACATAACCGAACGCAAACAAGCAGAAGCAGATCTTCAGATAAGAAATCAAGAATTACTAACCCTGTATAAACTTTCTGAAGTTGCATTACGGACTAATTCTTTGAAACTAGCTGCTCAAGATGCTGTAACCGAAATTAGTCATGCAACTGGATTTCCTAAAGTTACAATTGAACTTTACGATCCAGCAAGTCAAATGATGCGCTTTGTTGGAACAACGGGAGTTGCTTCACTAGCTGCTTGCGATACATTAGAAGTTCCTGTAGAACGGACTCTTTCTGGAACAGTTGTTCTGACGGGAAAACCTATGATTAAAATTTTTAACTCTCATGAAATAGAGTCTTCCCAAATTAGAATATATGATTCGCATCAAACAATCGGTCAACTTAATATTCGGACTTTTGTCTGTCAACCAATGATTGTCAATCAACAAGTCATTGGTGTACTGACCTTAGCGCATCCCGAACGAGTACAGCTAGACGCTTCATTTCTCAGATTACTAACTAGTTTAGCTAACTTTGTTGCCTCTTTAGTAGAAAGGAAGCAAGCGGAAATTGCTTTACATGAAAGTGAAGAACTTTACCGCCAAATGTTTCAGACTAACTTGGCAATTAAATTGCTTATTGAGCGCGATACGGGAGTCATTGTTGATGCCAATCCAGCTGCTTGTCGTTTCTACGGTTATAGCTTAAAACATCTCAAACAAATGATGATTACAGACATCAATGTTTTACCTGCCGAACAGGTGTTTTCTCTCATGCAGCAATATCTATTCAATCAACAAAGTTACTTTCAGTTTCGCCACAAACTTGCTAGTGGAGAAATTCGAGATGTGGAAATTTACTCTTGCCCGGTGACACGTCAAGGAAAAACACTACTTTACTCGGTTGTTCATGATATAAGTGCATTGAAGCAGGCAAAAAGAGACTTGGAACAAGCTAATTTTAAACTCAATAGCTGGGTGGAGGAATTGGAAATACGCAATCGCGAAATTGCTTTACTGAGTCAATTAAGCGATATTCTCCAGGCGTGTTTGTCTATTGATGAAGCACATCAAGCTTTAGCTCGATTAGTTCAACCTTTATTTCCTGATGTATCGGGTGCCGTGTTTGTACTTAACAATTCAGAAAACTTACTCGAAGCGGTAGCAACTTGGGGAGAAGTCAATGAAACGACAGAGTTGGTATTTGCACCGGGAAAATGTTGGGGGCTTCGTAGAGGGCGATCGCATTTAGCAGATAGGACTACAGAAAGTATACTCTGTCAGCATAGAAAAAAAGATTGTTGCGAATCTTCCACTTCTATTGAATCACTCTGCATCCCCATGATGGCTCAGGGAGAAGCCTTAGGAGTCTTGTATTTGAGTTCAAATCAACCAGACAAACTTACAGAAGCGAAGCAGCAATTTGCTATAACAGCTGCCGAACACATTGCCTTGGGACTGGCAAACCTGCAATTGCATGAAGCTCTTCAGCAACAAAGCATCCGCGATCCTCTAACTGGATTATTCAATCGCCGTTATTTAGAAGAATCCTTAGAGCGGGAAATTAGCCGCGCCGATCGCAAACAGCAATCTGTAGGAATTATCATGCTGGATATAGACAATTTCAAACGTTTTAACGATACTTTTGGACAAAACTCTGGTGATAACGTGTTGCAAGAGTTAGCTAAGTTTTTAGAAAAAAATATTCGAGGGGGTGATATTGCCTGTCGTTATGGAGGTGAAGAAATAGTCTTAATTCTACCGGAAGCATCTTTAGACGCAACTAAAAAACGAGCCGAGCAAATACGAGAAGATGTCAAGCACCTTTATTGCCACAACCGCTACCATTCTCTCACTACGATCACCATATCCTTGGGAGTCGCCGTTTTTCCAGACGACGGTTTGACAGGAGAAGCAATAATTGCTGCTGCTAATACAGCTTTATATCATGCTAAACAAGAAGGTCGCGATCGGGTAGTTACAGCTACAGATCTGAGTGTTGACTAGTAATCAGTGACAAATGACAAATGACAAATGACAAATGACAAATCAAGGGAAGAATTACAAAAAGAGATCGAAGAACTGAGTTCGCGCCTTGAACTTGCTGAAGAAACTTTGCGGGCTATCTGTCACGGAGAGGCAGACGCTTTAGTGGTTTCGGGAAGTCAAGGCGAACAGATTTTTACTTTACAAAATAATGATTCTCTTTATAGAATTTTACTAGAAGAGATGAAAGAAGGGGCAGCTACACTAACAGATGATGGATTTATTCTTTACTGTAATAGAAGTTTAGCACGTTTGGTAAAACGATCTATAAAAAAAGTTATTGGTTCCGGCTTTAACGAGTATATTGCACCCGAGCAAAAGCCGGGATTTCAAATGTTGCTACAGCAAGAAAGAAAACATTCTCAAGGAGAATTTAACCTAATTGCTAACGATTTAACCACCGTCCCTATCCACGTGGATATTTATTTATTGACAATGAATAATGTCAAAATCACCTCCTTGATTGTCACAGATTTGACAGAAAAAAACCGGAATGAAGAAATTATTATTGCTGAAAAGCTTGCTCGTTCCATTGTCGAACAAGCAGCTGAAGCCATCGTTGTTTGTGATGAAAACGGACAGATTATTCGTGCAAGTATAGCAGCGCATCAGCTTTGCGGACAAAATCTTTTATTCCAACCCTTTGATGTTATTTTTCCATTACAACTTTATCAGAGTAACTGGGAAACGCGATCTTCAGAAAAATTAGACGCTACAAAAATTGGAACAGAAAATAATTGGGAAACCAAAAAAAGCTTTTCTGTTCTAACTGTTCTTAAGGGAGAAAGTTTTCAAGGCGTTGAAGTCTTTTTCCAACAAAAAGGAGGACAGCAATTTAATTTACTACTCAATGCGCGGTTGCTCTCCAACCCAGAAAGCAGTTTGAAGGGCTGCATTTTAACGCTTACAGATATTACTATTCGCAAACAAGCAGAACTCGAATTACAACGGGCAAAAGCCGATTTAGAAACACGAGTGGCAGAACGTACAGTCCAACTTCAACAGTTGAATGCAGAACTGACTAATTGGGTAAAGGAATTGGAGCAGCGCAATCATGAAATTATTCTGATGGGTAAGTTGAGCGATATGCTACAAGCTTGTTTGACTGTTGACGAAGCATATTACACTTTATCTCGATTAATTCAATCGTTATTTCCCAATATGGCGGGAGGTGTGTTTTTGATAAATGCCTCAAAAAACCTAGTAGAGGCTGTTACCACCTGGAGTGATGAAACCCTTGTAAGTCAAAAAATCTTTACTCCAAGAGAATGTTGGGGATTGCGACGCGGACGTACACACTTATTTGCAGTTGATGCTTGCAGTTTGGAGTGCAAGCATATCATTCCAAATGCTCTTTTCACAGACACTTTGTGTGTTCCCATGATGGCACAGGGAAAGGCGATGGGTGTACTGCATTTAAGTTCTCATGTGCCAGGACAGCTAACCACAGCAAAAAAACAGTTAGCAGTTACAGTTGCCGAACACATCGCATTGGCGTTGGCAAACTTAAAGCTTCATGAAACGATTCAGGAGCAAAATATTCGCGATCCTCTAACGGGATTGTTTAATCGTCGCTATTTAGAAGAGTCTTTAGAACGAGAGATTCAACGAGCCAAACGCAAGCAGTTTTGTTTGGGCGTGATGATGCTTGACGTTGACTACTTCAAACGATTTAACGATACATTCAGTCATGAAGCTGGGGATATGGTTCTACGAGAGTTAGGGAGATTTTTAAAGAAACAGGTACGCTTATCCGAAATCGCTTGTCGCTATGGTGGTGAGGAGATGACCTTAATTCTGCCGGAAACATCTTTAGAAGTAGCGCTTGAGCGAGCCGAACAAATCCGGAAAGGTGTAAAGCTTCTCAAGTTGCAAAACCGCAATCAAAACCTTGGCACTATGACTTTGTCTGTGGGAGTTGCGTGTTTCCCCGAACACGGTTTGACCGCAGAATCAGTTATCCATGCAGCTGATGAAGCTTTGTATCGTGCCAAAAAAGAAGGGCGCGATCGGGTTGTTTGTTCTGAAAGTCGGGAATAGGGATAGGGGAAGGTGGAGCTACCTCTAGGAGTTCAAAAATTCAATACGATTCCTGCTGTGAATTCTGTTTAATTTATAGAACTTTACAATCTTTGGGTAAAATTCCCTATCTGTTTTTTAGAAATTGGGTAGATTAACCATTGGTTTTTCAAATCACTTCATTGTATCGTCAATTTTTAAGAAGATTTAATTATCATCCCAATTCTTCTCATTCAGCTTTTGTTTGGCAGGAATTGTCATGATTTTACGATCGAAAGTGTTAATTTTGCAATCTCTGGTCCGATCGCCTTGAAATTGAGTTTTTTTGATACATATAAATAAAACATGATGCAGGAGTAAATAAACTCTCCACATAACTAATTAATTGATGATGTATTATCAAACTTAAATCTCCTAAAAATATAGAAGGTCGTTATGTACTCAACTGAAATGATACCAGAACCGTTGGAATTAGCTTGGTGGATCGAGATTATTACTGTATTTCCGCGTTGTAGTTATTTCTTTGGCCCTTTTATGAGTGCCGAGGAAGCAAATAGATTGCAAGCTGGCTACATCGAAGACTTAGAACAAGAAGGCTCGCAAGTGATGTTTGCCCAGGTTAAATGGTGCCAGCCTCAAGTATTAACTACTCTTGAGTATCAAGTATTGAGTAAAGAGTAAGCAATACAAACGCGATCGCGACCTTCTTGGTATGATACAACACAGTATTTGTAGCTTTTATTACAGCCTCTCCTGCCAAACTGCCTTCTGGATAGCAAGCAACTAACGATAAGGATATGGCACCCAAACTTTGGTTGTGATGTTGCATAATGAAACGCTTAACACCCTCTCGAATTAATTCAGCACTTTCTAGAGTTGTTGCTAAAGAAGCTAATGAGACCATTAACATCATGCTTAACAGCTTCATGCCGCTTTAAGTTTGCTATTGCCATAAAATGTGTTTGGCTGTTGTTACAGCAAACTGCTGTTTGGAGCGCAAATAGGATTGATATATATCGTAAAGGTTGCAGAAAATTTTAGAAGTCATAAAATTAATATTTTTTAACAAAAATACATTTTACCGAAAAATTAACACACCCCTCACGCTTTTCTCACTTTTGTAAAGTAACCTATAGAAATAGGGTTTAAATAACAGATATCAGCCCAAAAACCATGCATTTGCATGGTTTTTCTTGTAAGTCTAAGTTTTAAATTCATTGATTGGGCTTATATAGATCGTTAATTTTAAATTTTAAAATTTGACTTCTCTCTATTGCCTGTTAAGGATGAGAAATATGGATAACTTCTTGATAAAGTTGAAAAAACAAAAATATTATCAACCCTATCTCGATTTGATAGAAATTTTACTAGTTAACTCTAATAGTAAAAGGTGTGATATTTTATCAAACAGCCAAGATTTAATTAATACAAATTTAATACAGATCGTATTAGATAAAATATATTTCCTTAGAAAGAATCAGAAAACAAATGAATTGAAGAGTTTAATAGAACTCGCCAATCAGTTATTGGGGTTGTATGCCGACCGACCACTAGAAGGGATATCATTAAAATTTACTCTTGGAAATGTTTATTTTGATATGGGGCAGTTTTATGAGGCAAGAGATTGCTATCAGCAATCTTTAGAAATTTTTAGAATGATTGGAGATCGAATAGGGGAAGCAAATGTGCTAGCACTGATAGGTGATACATTTTATCAACAAGATGGGTTTTATCTAGCACTGAAGTACTATAAACAAGCTCAAACCATCTTCTTAACAATGGATGTTCAAAAAAGTGAAATACCAGTTCTTTATCAAATGCTCTTGTCCCACTATTTCCTGGGTGAATATGCTCAAGCAATGGAGATTGGTGGTCGATGTTTAGAAATTGCTAAAGACTTGGGATGGCGCTTTTTGGAGGCTCACCTGTTGCACCGTCAAGGAATTCATTATCAAGTTATGAACAATCACCTAGAAGCAGCAATGTACTACAAAAAGAGTTGGTTGATTGCAAAAGAAATAGGTGCAGATGAGTTACAAATTCAAAATATGAGGAATCTTGGAGATTTATATTTAGCTAAATATTTTATTGAAGATGCGTTACAGATTTACCAAGAGAGTTTAAAAATTGCCCGTCAGCTAAGCAGCCGGATAGAAGAAGCTCGTTGCCTGGAATCTTTAGCAAAAGCTTTCTTTTATATGGGAGATTTAAAAAGGGCATATGGCTCCAGTCAACTGAGTTTGCAAATTAAACAAAATGTTGGTATATCTTTCATGCAAAAAACTGTTAATTTTATAGAGCGTGAGTATTTTTTGCAAGATTACTGTGACGATTTCTTTTAGGAGCAAACAGCGCCATATGATATTGTTGCCGATAGCAATGACCTAAAGAGTTATCTGTTGAATTGTTTAGGTAGAACTTAGTAATTCAGTCACTCGATCTGCCAGCGTTAAAGCATCGAAAGGTTTGGCAATAACTCCTGCGATACCTAGTTGAGCAAATTGCTCTCGATCGACAGGCTGCATTTTTGCAGTCAGTAAAATGACTGGAATAGATTGAGTAGCAGGGTTTTGCTGTAAATGACGAAATAGAGTAATACCATCCATTTCAGGCATCATGACGTCTAGTAAAATAGCATAGGGTTGTTCCGTTTCAGCTTTCACCAAACCTTCGTTTGCCGTTCCTGCGGTTAATACTTCCCAATCACCCATGACTTCTAAACAAGTTTGAATGACTTCGCGGAGACGTTCTTCGTCGTCTATGAGTAGAATTCGCCTGGGCATAATTTACATACGCTTCTTAGTGTTTGTACTTAGCATAATATAGGACTAGTATTTGATTTTTGTAGAAGGGGTAAAGTAAAGTAAAATATGCTTCCTTGTCCTAAGGTGCTTTCTGCCCAGATATGTCCGCCATGCTGCTGCACAATAGTATGGCAAATAGCTAATCCCAATCCCGTTCCTCCCTTCGTGCGAGCATCTGAAGCATCGACTTGCTGAAACCGCCTAAAGATAGTTTCTAGCTTATCTGCTGGAATACCTCTACCTTGGTCTTTAATTTGAAATACAACTTGAGGAATGTTAGGTGTTAGATTTTGGGAGAGTTTTGCACTCAGTTCAACTGTGGTTTGAGGTGGCGAAAACTTAATGGCATTACTTAGCAGATTGACAAGAGTCTGAATTATACGATCCCAATCAGCCCATATTTGAACTGATAGTGGAGAAACAACAAGCACAATTTTTGCTTCCTCCGCAAGGGATTGTACTGATTCCACTGCTTGCTCCATGAGAGTTGCAGCATTACATAAGGTTTTATTGAGGCAGACTTTACCTGACTCAAGCCGTTCTAAATCGAGAATGTCATTAACTAAACGAGTCAAGCGTTCAGTCTCAGCTTTTGCAATGTCTAACATTCGTTGTGCCTTTTGCGGTAAATTGTTAAGCCGTCCAGAAGCAAGCAATCCTAAAGAACCTTGGATAGAAGCTAGTGGAGTTCGCAATTCATGGCTAACTATTGAGATGAACTCGTTCTTCATTTTCTCGACTCGTTTGCGCTCGCTAATATCGCGCCCTTCCGGAATGAGTAGAACGATCTTTCCCGTCGGATCTTTCACGGGCTTGAGGGAAAAGTCAATCGTCACAACAATTTCTCCTCGTCCCAAAACTTCCACTTCATAGCGTACAAATTCACCTGTTGCAGCACGAGCGATCGCGTCTTTTAACTGATTTTGAATTTCTGATGAAATCGTCCACCATCTTGCTTCCCAAAAGGGCCGACCTACAATATCTGCATGGTTGATGCCACCAAAATCTAGCGCTGTTTGATTTGCTTCCAAAAGAGTACCATCCGGCTTGAGCAAACCGATAAATTGAAAGGTTTGGTCAAAGATCGCTCGAAATCGTCTTTCGCTTTCGCGCAAAGCTTCTTCTGCCTGTTTGCGCTGAGTAATATCTTGGATTTGAGCAATAAAGTAAAGTGGTTGACCGTCAGGATCGCGAACCAGCGATCCACTTAACAAAATCCAGACTACGTGCCCTTGCTTGTGGAAATATCGTTTTTCCATCTCATAGTAACGAATTTCATCACCAAGCATTTGGTGCATATAATCCAAATCGGTATCTAAGTCTTCAGGATGGGTAATTGCCTGAAAGGTTGTGGTTAGCAATTCGGATTCTGAGTAGCCCACAATTTCACATAAAGAACGGTTAACCCGCAGCCAACGTCCATTCGTTGCGACTATTGCCATCCCAATACCCGCATTCTCAAAAGCACTACGGAACCGTTCTTCGCTTTCTTGCAACAAACCTTTTGTCCGTTTGCGTTCGCTCAGTTCTCTTTGCAGTTGCTCGTTGGTCTGTTGTAATTGGGCGAATCGTAATGCCAGTTCCGCTTGCTGACACTTAATTTGGCGATTTAAAAGATAGTATATGAAACACAAAAACACCAGGCTGAGGCTGAAACTTGCTAACAAAATGATACAAAAAGTATGTGTTTGAATAACATATTCCTTAATGCTGACAAATAGTGCTAGCTGTATGTAATGGTAGCTCCAAGTATTTGAGAGAGTTAGCATAACTTGTGCTGACAAACAATACCAGTTATCTCAAGTCCGGTTAATGCTCCTTTTCCCCTCTAAAATTCCACTTAGCTTGTAGAGTTGACATTACCAATCCTACACCCACAAGTCATCTTTTTGTAGGAAGGGATTCATTAAGAGCGAACTATTCTTGCATTAACTGCTCTTGCAGCCATTGAGATGACAAAATTATTCCACAAAGTCAACGTTCTGCTAGTTCGCGTAACATTTTTGTTCGCTCTAGTCGATTGAAAACACGAGCAATCAGTTCCGGTTCGACAATCGGTTTTTGCACGTAATCATCTGCACCCGCTGTAAATACCTGCTGCACTATTTCTATATCGGAACAAGCAGACAAAAACACGATTGGTAGTTGAGACCATTGAGGATCGTTACGTACCACCTGACAAAGTTCAATCCCATTAATATCAGGCATCTTCACGTCTAATATCAAAAGGTCTGGAACCGTGCTTTCCAAAACTTGCCAAAATTCTTGGGGTTCAGCTATTGCCGTGACATACAATCCCCAAGAGTGCAATAAGGCGGACACGCTAGATAAAACTCTTGGGTCATCATCTACAATCATTACTTTTGCTTCTAGTGGCTGAGTACAACTGATTATCTGATAAGTCATTTTGAGTATTTCACTACAAGGGACCGATTTCTGTATAAAAGCACGACCTCCTAAACGAGCAACTTCCAATCTCTCTGTCAAACTGCTTTTTCCAGTCAGAACAATGACCGAGATTTCTGGGTTTCGATCTCTGAGTTCAGCTAAGAACGCCAATCCACTCTCGTCAGGATCGAGAAAGGTTAAGTCGAGTAAGATAACATCGGGAGGGTTGTTTGCGATCGCATTCCTAGCAATAGCCAAGCTAGTTGCTGCATTGACTTGAAAGCCCCATGCGTTTGCTTCCATTTGAATTCGCTCTATCAAAGCGACATCATCATCAATAACTAGCAACAAAGCCTGTTGAACTTTACATGACAAAGCGGGAGTTGTGATTGCTAAGGGTTTTTCCAGTTCTTGTCGCAACGATTCAACCATTCCCACTAATTGTTGTGCTTGAATTGGCTCTATATTTGTTGTTTGAAGCAATTGCTCAATTTTTCGAGCCAATTTTGAACCTTCAGTAAAGCCAAAAGACCCCAATCCCCCTACTAATTTATGTGCCACCTGCAGTGCTGTTTGCTGTTCGTTAGCTTTAAGAACACGTATCTGTAAAGCAGTAGCCGCTTGTAGCAGTAATGTCACGTCATCAACAAAGCTATCCTTAAACCGCTGCCATAGTTGGGTCAGTGATGCAACAACCTTAGACTCCGCTTGCTGCTTGCTTGTTTTTGTTAACTCTGAACTAGAAAGCGTAAATGTAGGTTTTTCATCCTCACAAGAGTATTGGAGCCGATAGCCCAAGCCATAAACTGTCTCAATTAAATCTGCGCTAGCTCCACCCGCTTTTAATTTCTGCCTGAGTCCTTTGATATGGGTTTTAACGGCGTCCTCGCCCGGACATTCAGGGCTTGACCAAAGGTGTTCTAAAATTGCACTTTTGCTAAAAATCCGATGGGGATTTCGCAGAAAAAGTTCTAGTAACTGATATTCTTTTGCTGTTAAATGCAGTCGTCTTTTATCATACGTAACCGTACTTTTATAAGTATCAAGTTGTAGTTTCTCCCAAACCAATACGGAAGCCACAATATCTTTGTTAGCACGTCGCAGTAAGGAACGAATGCGAGCAATAAGTTCTGATAAATTAAAGGGTTTGACTACATAATCATCAGCACCTGCGTTAAATCCTCTTACCTTGTCAATGCTGCTATCTTTTGCGGTCAGTAGCACGATCGGCATTTGATGGTTTAGAGACCGCAGTTGCCGACAAAGACTAAAACCATCAAGCCCAGGGAGCATGACATCTAGCACAACAAGGTCATATTCAAAGTTTTGTGCTATTTGCAAACCAACGGAACCATCACCCACACTCGTCACTACGTAATTGTGAGACTTCAGCGCTTTTGTCAGGGCTGTGGCAGTTGCTTCATCATCCTCCACTACCAGAATTTTCATCAATTGTGCCTCAGTAAATATCAGTTGACATCCCAGACACCTCTTTTAGAGGAGCGGTGGGAACTTCTACTCCCTTTTCGCTCTAAAATTACCAACTCTTATGGGTGGATCTATAATCCTGCCTGGGAAAATTGGTCATCGAATGGCATCTAAAGGAAGTAATACTCAGTAAATACTTTGGTGTTATGGATCTACTATAAACTTACCTCTTTAGGTAGAAGCATAAAATTATAATAATTCATAAACCATATAATTCTAGCCTTTGGCTCGGATATCTTCGGTTAATTTGTGTTTTTATGTACATCTCATTATTAACTTGCATCTGTCTAAAGAAATATTTTATAAGAGAAATCTGTTTCCATTAAAAAACTTTACATTTTTACAATAGTATAAAATAATACTAAAATAGTTTCGAACGCAATTACTGGCAACATAGTAGTGTTGCATACAAAGTATTGAGGCATCTTGGGAAATCTATGGCACTTTATTTAGACTCTGCAATTATCTCGGAAGCTGAAATTGCCAGCAAAATGGGATGGGTTAAAGGCATTACAACAAATCCAACGCTTTTAGCGAAAAGCCACGAACCACCAGAAATCACGCT
It encodes the following:
- a CDS encoding PAS domain S-box protein, which encodes MQTKLKESLLREQRLQKQVEIIDLVQEAIIIRDGDGMITFWNCGAEKIYGFSQQEAVGKEFSSLLKVRFPKPLPELHNCLFECGKWEGELIHSQKNGTEILVASYWVLQQNNRGETEIVEINRNITKYKQTEEALLTAGIRLAGILDNASDAILSVESSHKIVLFSKEAEKVFGYTTSEILGQTLDLLIPKHLPNGDSQYLFTSYNSNTANRNLGERREMTGCRKNGAFFPIEVSISPLELVSSNAFTVILRDLTELKATEAALRRTEAQFQAFMNHIPPLSWITDGEGQLVYCNKSFERWYQRSTWEIIGKTIFDFNPPHLAQQHLEHIQHVLQTGQVLEVNESAMSSDGTLSEFLVYKFPMFDIDEQLLVGGVAVDITERKQAEADLQIRNQELLTLYKLSEVALRTNSLKLAAQDAVTEISHATGFPKVTIELYDPASQMMRFVGTTGVASLAACDTLEVPVERTLSGTVVLTGKPMIKIFNSHEIESSQIRIYDSHQTIGQLNIRTFVCQPMIVNQQVIGVLTLAHPERVQLDASFLRLLTSLANFVASLVERKQAEIALHESEELYRQMFQTNLAIKLLIERDTGVIVDANPAACRFYGYSLKHLKQMMITDINVLPAEQVFSLMQQYLFNQQSYFQFRHKLASGEIRDVEIYSCPVTRQGKTLLYSVVHDISALKQAKRDLEQANFKLNSWVEELEIRNREIALLSQLSDILQACLSIDEAHQALARLVQPLFPDVSGAVFVLNNSENLLEAVATWGEVNETTELVFAPGKCWGLRRGRSHLADRTTESILCQHRKKDCCESSTSIESLCIPMMAQGEALGVLYLSSNQPDKLTEAKQQFAITAAEHIALGLANLQLHEALQQQSIRDPLTGLFNRRYLEESLEREISRADRKQQSVGIIMLDIDNFKRFNDTFGQNSGDNVLQELAKFLEKNIRGGDIACRYGGEEIVLILPEASLDATKKRAEQIREDVKHLYCHNRYHSLTTITISLGVAVFPDDGLTGEAIIAAANTALYHAKQEGRDRVVTATDLSVD
- a CDS encoding tetratricopeptide repeat protein — translated: MDNFLIKLKKQKYYQPYLDLIEILLVNSNSKRCDILSNSQDLINTNLIQIVLDKIYFLRKNQKTNELKSLIELANQLLGLYADRPLEGISLKFTLGNVYFDMGQFYEARDCYQQSLEIFRMIGDRIGEANVLALIGDTFYQQDGFYLALKYYKQAQTIFLTMDVQKSEIPVLYQMLLSHYFLGEYAQAMEIGGRCLEIAKDLGWRFLEAHLLHRQGIHYQVMNNHLEAAMYYKKSWLIAKEIGADELQIQNMRNLGDLYLAKYFIEDALQIYQESLKIARQLSSRIEEARCLESLAKAFFYMGDLKRAYGSSQLSLQIKQNVGISFMQKTVNFIEREYFLQDYCDDFF
- a CDS encoding response regulator, giving the protein MPRRILLIDDEERLREVIQTCLEVMGDWEVLTAGTANEGLVKAETEQPYAILLDVMMPEMDGITLFRHLQQNPATQSIPVILLTAKMQPVDREQFAQLGIAGVIAKPFDALTLADRVTELLSST
- a CDS encoding diguanylate cyclase, giving the protein MTNDKSREELQKEIEELSSRLELAEETLRAICHGEADALVVSGSQGEQIFTLQNNDSLYRILLEEMKEGAATLTDDGFILYCNRSLARLVKRSIKKVIGSGFNEYIAPEQKPGFQMLLQQERKHSQGEFNLIANDLTTVPIHVDIYLLTMNNVKITSLIVTDLTEKNRNEEIIIAEKLARSIVEQAAEAIVVCDENGQIIRASIAAHQLCGQNLLFQPFDVIFPLQLYQSNWETRSSEKLDATKIGTENNWETKKSFSVLTVLKGESFQGVEVFFQQKGGQQFNLLLNARLLSNPESSLKGCILTLTDITIRKQAELELQRAKADLETRVAERTVQLQQLNAELTNWVKELEQRNHEIILMGKLSDMLQACLTVDEAYYTLSRLIQSLFPNMAGGVFLINASKNLVEAVTTWSDETLVSQKIFTPRECWGLRRGRTHLFAVDACSLECKHIIPNALFTDTLCVPMMAQGKAMGVLHLSSHVPGQLTTAKKQLAVTVAEHIALALANLKLHETIQEQNIRDPLTGLFNRRYLEESLEREIQRAKRKQFCLGVMMLDVDYFKRFNDTFSHEAGDMVLRELGRFLKKQVRLSEIACRYGGEEMTLILPETSLEVALERAEQIRKGVKLLKLQNRNQNLGTMTLSVGVACFPEHGLTAESVIHAADEALYRAKKEGRDRVVCSESRE
- a CDS encoding PAS domain S-box protein; its protein translation is MLTLSNTWSYHYIQLALFVSIKEYVIQTHTFCIILLASFSLSLVFLCFIYYLLNRQIKCQQAELALRFAQLQQTNEQLQRELSERKRTKGLLQESEERFRSAFENAGIGMAIVATNGRWLRVNRSLCEIVGYSESELLTTTFQAITHPEDLDTDLDYMHQMLGDEIRYYEMEKRYFHKQGHVVWILLSGSLVRDPDGQPLYFIAQIQDITQRKQAEEALRESERRFRAIFDQTFQFIGLLKPDGTLLEANQTALDFGGINHADIVGRPFWEARWWTISSEIQNQLKDAIARAATGEFVRYEVEVLGRGEIVVTIDFSLKPVKDPTGKIVLLIPEGRDISERKRVEKMKNEFISIVSHELRTPLASIQGSLGLLASGRLNNLPQKAQRMLDIAKAETERLTRLVNDILDLERLESGKVCLNKTLCNAATLMEQAVESVQSLAEEAKIVLVVSPLSVQIWADWDRIIQTLVNLLSNAIKFSPPQTTVELSAKLSQNLTPNIPQVVFQIKDQGRGIPADKLETIFRRFQQVDASDARTKGGTGLGLAICHTIVQQHGGHIWAESTLGQGSIFYFTLPLLQKSNTSPILC
- a CDS encoding DUF1816 domain-containing protein, with amino-acid sequence MYSTEMIPEPLELAWWIEIITVFPRCSYFFGPFMSAEEANRLQAGYIEDLEQEGSQVMFAQVKWCQPQVLTTLEYQVLSKE